In a single window of the Drosophila subpulchrella strain 33 F10 #4 breed RU33 chromosome X, RU_Dsub_v1.1 Primary Assembly, whole genome shotgun sequence genome:
- the LOC119556596 gene encoding glycine, alanine and asparagine-rich protein isoform X1, whose amino-acid sequence MNIFLPYIVLLMILRITNARSMSFDLPYYGYDSYLDTYLDNTSDGDEVKCDRDGNAPGTVEPSPYQGYQTHSPYQYNPSSCGNNRDRDRDRDRGRDRERDRDNSDSSESDTSISRMKATHIAQNAAQVAKAANDAQAGAAQDASRQVKMQLADKAISAARAADAVLEGKQTIVENFGREVREAEAVVEQVNASLETSESNVDDACAAAKTAEAQALAFRAMVEQMRATLTDVDGLIEQANADVEEKTQMLTAAKARGDRLARQMAQARSEYEQVKDAACRAASAAVEAKQKVSSSNFLPLGGGGGGGGAGGGGGAGGGGGPGGIGGGLPPPQKTGGCGNYGHDSVTCQALLELYRQRRRQQQRMRREKLRSRATRGREESIYEDHSFD is encoded by the exons ATGAACATATTTCTACCGTATATCGTACTACTGATGATTCTCCGCATAACGAATGCACGCTCGATGAGCTTTGACCTGCCTTATTATGGATACGACTCCTACCTGGACACCTATTTGGACAACACCAGCGATGGTGATGAGGTAAAATGCGATCGTGATGGCAATGCTCCGGGTACAGTGGAGCCCTCGCCTTATCAGGGATATCAAACCCATTCGCCCTACCAGTACAATCCATCATCATGCGGAAATAATAGGGATAGGGATAGGGATAGGGATCGAGGTAGGGATCGAGAAAGAGATCGGGATAACAGCGATTCCAGTGAGAGCGATACGAGCATATCCCGGATGAAGGCCACCCACATTGCCCAGAATGCCGCCCAGGTGGCCAAGGCCGCCAATGATGCACAGGCGGGGGCCGCCCAAGATGCCTCCCGCCAGGTGAAAATGCAATTGGCCGACAAGGCCATCTCGGCCGCTCGGGCCGCCGATGCCGTCCTAGAGGGTAAGCAAACCATTGTCGAGAACTTTGGACGGGAGGTACGGGAGGCCGAGGCCGTTGTGGAGCAGGTGAACGCTTCTCTGGAGACCAGTGAATCGAATGTGGATGACGCCTGTGCTGCAGCCAAGACGGCGGAGGCTCAAGCCCTCGCATTCag GGCTATGGTGGAGCAGATGAGGGCCACCTTGACGGATGTGGACGGCCTGATCGAGCAGGCCAACGCGGATGTGGAGGAGAAGACCCAGATGCTGACGGCCGCCAAGGCGCGTGGTGACCGGTTGGCCCGCCAGATGGCGCAGGCGAGGTCGGAATACGAGCAGGTGAAGGACGCGGCCTGTCGAGCAGCCTCCGCCGCCGTGGAGGCCAAGCAGAAGGTCTCTTCCAGCAATTTCCTGCCGTTGggcggtggaggaggaggaggaggtgctggtggaggaggaggtgcTGGTGGGGGAGGAGGTCCTGGTGGTATTGGGGGTGGTCTGCCGCCGCCCCAAAAGACGGGTGGGTGTGGCAACTATGGCCACGATAGTGTCACCTGCCAAGCCCTCTTGGAACTCTACAGGCAGCGACGCCGGCAACAACAGCGAATGCGTCGAGAGAAGCTCCGGAGTCGGGCGACTCGAGGTCGAGAAGAGTCCATCTACGAGGATCACTCCTTCGATTGA
- the LOC119556596 gene encoding uncharacterized protein LOC119556596 isoform X2: MNIFLPYIVLLMILRITNARSMSFDLPYYGYDSYLDTYLDNTSDGDEVKCDRDGNAPGTVEPSPYQGYQTHSPYQYNPSSCGNNRDRDRDRDRGRDRERDRDNSDSSESDTSISRMKATHIAQNAAQVAKAANDAQAGAAQDASRQVKMQLADKAISAARAADAVLEGKQTIVENFGREVREAEAVVEQVNASLETSESNVDDACAAAKTAEAQALAFSIFRIIWI, translated from the exons ATGAACATATTTCTACCGTATATCGTACTACTGATGATTCTCCGCATAACGAATGCACGCTCGATGAGCTTTGACCTGCCTTATTATGGATACGACTCCTACCTGGACACCTATTTGGACAACACCAGCGATGGTGATGAGGTAAAATGCGATCGTGATGGCAATGCTCCGGGTACAGTGGAGCCCTCGCCTTATCAGGGATATCAAACCCATTCGCCCTACCAGTACAATCCATCATCATGCGGAAATAATAGGGATAGGGATAGGGATAGGGATCGAGGTAGGGATCGAGAAAGAGATCGGGATAACAGCGATTCCAGTGAGAGCGATACGAGCATATCCCGGATGAAGGCCACCCACATTGCCCAGAATGCCGCCCAGGTGGCCAAGGCCGCCAATGATGCACAGGCGGGGGCCGCCCAAGATGCCTCCCGCCAGGTGAAAATGCAATTGGCCGACAAGGCCATCTCGGCCGCTCGGGCCGCCGATGCCGTCCTAGAGGGTAAGCAAACCATTGTCGAGAACTTTGGACGGGAGGTACGGGAGGCCGAGGCCGTTGTGGAGCAGGTGAACGCTTCTCTGGAGACCAGTGAATCGAATGTGGATGACGCCTGTGCTGCAGCCAAGACGGCGGAGGCTCAAGCCCTCGCATTCag TATTTTTAGAATTATTTGGATATAA
- the LOC119556696 gene encoding T-complex protein 1 subunit beta-like, which produces MSRVQDEEVCDGTTSVTVLASELLREAEKLVEQKLHPQIIVSGWRQATHLALQALTAAVQDNSANHEKFRDIRCI; this is translated from the coding sequence ATGTCGCGTGTCCAGGATGAGGAAGTCTGCGATGGCACCACCTCGGTCACCGTTCTGGCCTCGGAGCTGCTCCGCGAGGCTGAGAAACTAGTCGAACAGAAGCTGCACCCACAGATCATCGTCTCTGGCTGGCGTCAGGCGACCCATTTGGCTCTACAGGCGCTCACCGCCGCCGTCCAGGACAACTCGGCCAACCACGAGAAGTTCCGCGATATTAGGTGCATTTGA
- the LOC119555913 gene encoding fibrinogen-like protein 1, which yields MNCNDYAQIERLMKCVRQQAAMLDSFPRDQFIIKPKVAWLDLDKCKRSSNPIAENPCSSYRVWVLRPILDRFVKVNSSEELKVQVNAMAETIKDLQSQINCKEEQLVGKTREIKDQRGKVNVLAANIKHLRSELVTAKAEIKNKDKQIQFNFEKISEITEELLECKPKGFCPSEGPSGIYNITMRGIQTFEVPCNSKGWLTIQKRFDGSENFDRPWKDYKDGFGNTTGEFFIGLEKMHLMTHEQPHELYIALRKIDGSTSYAHYKDFKIGSEEESYALNALGTYKGTAGDSLRVHENKKFTTLDRDNDSYKHNCASDEYGGWWYYNCAQSMLNGKYYKEGHSRNNKTNGILWGSWHNNDWTYSLTFVEMMIRPKTL from the exons ATGAACTGCAATGACTACGCGCAGATTGAGCGGCTGATGAAGTGCGTCCGCCAGCAGGCCGCCATGCTGGACAGTTTTCCGCGCGATCAGTTCATTATAAAGCCCAAGGTGGCCTGGCTGGATCTGGACAAGTGCAAG AGGTCTTCCAATCCAATTGCGGAAAATCCATGCAGTTCATATCGTGTCTGGGTTTTACGGCCCATCCTCGATCGATTTGTAAAGGTGAATTCCAGTGAGGAACTGAAAGTCCAAGTAAATGCTATGGCAGAAACTATTAAGGATTTGCAGAGTCAAATCAACTGCAAGGAAGAGCAATTAGTTGGAAAAACCAGGGAAATCAAGGATCAAAGGGGTAAGGTTAATGTTTTGGCGGCAAACATTAAACACTTGCGGAGTGAGCTGGTAACAGCTAAGGCTGAAATCAAAAACAAGGATAAACAgatacaatttaattttgaaaaaatatctgAGATAACCGAAGAACTTTTGGAATGCAAGCCAAAGGGCTTTTGTCCCAGCGAAGGACCAAGTGGAATTTACAATATTACAATGAGGGGAATCCAAACTTTCGAGGTACCCTGCAATTCAAAAGGTTGGTTAACCATTCAAAAACGTTTCGACGGTTCCGAGAACTTCGATCGTCCCTGGAAGGACTATAAGGATGGATTCGGGAATACAACAGGGGAGTTTTTTATTgggttggaaaaaatgcacctTATGACCCACGAGCAACCACATGAACTTTACATAGCACTGAGAAAGATCGATGGATCCACTAGCTATGCTCATTATAAGGATTTCAAAATTGGAAGTGAAGAAGAATCGTATGCGCTTAATGCGCTGGGTACATACAAAGGTACGGCCGGGGACTCCCTGAGGGTCCATGAGAACAAAAAGTTCACCACCCTCGACAGGGATAATGATTCCTACAAACATAATTGCGCTTCCGATGAATATGGTGGCTGGTGGTACTACAACTGTGCCCAGAG CATGCTCAATGGAAAGTACTATAAAGAGGGGCACTCAAGAAATAACAAGACAAATGGCATTTTGTGGGGTTCTTGGCACAACAACGACTGGACCTACTCGCTCACCTTTGTGGAAATGATGATTAGGCCTAAAACGTTATGA
- the LOC119556378 gene encoding glutathione synthetase isoform X2, with protein MSSDANTPVLRNCIRLPLPEEELLEVTAKAKDYAIMHGAAMRSKTAFSQDSLNFAPFVLVPSSFPRKEFEKAVALQPIINRLMHNVAHDEEFITTTLAETIKVDEFTANLFNIYRKVLAHGFTQAYSIGLLRSDYMAHVSEGCAIKQVEINTVASSFAGIATQLVPQQKFVLSELGHADKLHNMPNNNALAGLCDGMVKAWDIYAKPKAVILFIIEDVSYNICDQRFHEFYIRETYPHIKVLRRTLTDVHREGKLGLAKELLLGTQEVAVIYFRAGYEPGHYHSQAEWDARYLMETSLAIKCPSIHYHLAGTKKVQQALAQPAVLERFINDPEEIKAVGKIFTGLYSLDDNEAGNASYEMALRTPERFVLKPQREGGGNNVYGVDIPDALKRMSRVERSAWILMDLIHPPLTKGYMVRPGGDMPPQIVDMVSELGIFGVVIGDAEHIVHNYQAGHMLRTKLSTANEGGVAAGLGALDSPYLIDSDDDDEQN; from the exons ATGTCCAGCGACGCCAATACGCCAGTGCTGCGCAACTGCATCCGGCTGCCGCTGCCGGAGGAGGAGCTCCTGGAGGTGACGGCCAAGGCCAAGGACTATGCCATCATGCACGGCGCCGCCATGCGATCGAAGACCGCCTTCAGCCAGGACTCCCTGAAC TTCGCCCCCTTTGTCCTGGTGCCATCCTCGTTTCCGCGCAAGGAGTTCGAGAAGGCGGTGGCCCTGCAGCCGATCATCAACCGGCTGATGCACAACGTGGCCCATGACGAGGAGTTCATCACCACAACGCTGGCGGAGACGATCAAGGTGGACGAGTTCACGGCCAATCTGTTCAACATCTACCGCAAGGTGCTGGCGCACGGGTTCACCCAG GCATATAGCATCGGTCTGTTGCGATCCGACTATATGGCACACGTGTCCGAGGGCTGTGCGATAAAGCAGGTCGAGATCAACACGGTGGCCTCCAGTTTCGCTGGCATTGCCACCCAATTGGTGCCGCAGCAGAA ATTTGTACTTAGCGAACTGGGACATGCGGATAAGCTGCACAAT ATGCCCAACAATAACGCCCTGGCTGGACTCTGCGATGGCATGGTCAAGGCCTGGGACATCTATGCCAAGCCAAAGGCTGTGATCCTGTTCATCATCGAGGATGTGTCGTACAACATCTGCGACCAGCGGTTCCACGAGTTCTACATTCGCGAGACCTATCCGCACATCAAGGTGCTGCGTCGCACCCTCACCGACGTCCATCGGGAGGGCAAACTGGGCCTGGCCAAGGAGCTCTTACT GGGAACCCAGGAGGTGGCCGTGATCTATTTCCGAGCTGGCTACGAGCCCGGACATTATCACTCGCAGGCGGAGTGGGATGCCCGCTATCTGATGGAGACCTCGCTGGCCATCAAGTGCCCCTCGATCCACTACCATCTGGCGGGCACCAAGAAGGTGCAGCAGGCACTGGCCCAGCCGGCGGTACTCGAGCGGTTCATCAACGATCCCGAGGAGATCAAGGCGGTGGGCAAGATCTTTACGGGTCTCTATTCGCTGGACGACAACGAGGCGGGCAATGCCAGCTACGAGATGGCGCTGCGCACTCCGGAGAGATTCGTGCTGAAGCCGCAGCGCGAAGGAGGTGGCAATAATGTTTACGGCGTGGACATACCCGATGCCCTAAAG CGCATGTCGCGCGTGGAGCGCTCTGCCTGGATCCTGATGGACCTGATCCACCCGCCGCTGACCAAGGGCTATATGGTGCGACCCGGTGGCGATATGCCGCCCCAGATCGTCGACATGGTCTCCGAGCTGGGCATCTTTGGCGTGGTGATCGGGGATGCCGAGCACATAGTGCACAACTACCAGGCGGGACACATGCTGCGCACGAAGCTATCGACCGCCAACGAAGGAGGCGTGGCCGCCGGATTGGGCGCCCTGGACAGTCCCTATCTGATCGACAGCGATGACGATGACGAACAGAATTAG
- the LOC119556378 gene encoding glutathione synthetase isoform X1 → MSSDANTPVLRNCIRLPLPEEELLEVTAKAKDYAIMHGAAMRSKTAFSQDSLNFAPFVLVPSSFPRKEFEKAVALQPIINRLMHNVAHDEEFITTTLAETIKVDEFTANLFNIYRKVLAHGFTQKISLGMLRSDLMLESGCPELSPRALRTTAGEDAAADVGKGAGTAAAAAGTGRKEEEKEKEKEEQKEHRENQLSRATKERERRATGIQSAYCCWKQVEINTIASGFGHLGPASKTIQRFVLSELGHADKLHNMPNNNALAGLCDGMVKAWDIYAKPKAVILFIIEDVSYNICDQRFHEFYIRETYPHIKVLRRTLTDVHREGKLGLAKELLLGTQEVAVIYFRAGYEPGHYHSQAEWDARYLMETSLAIKCPSIHYHLAGTKKVQQALAQPAVLERFINDPEEIKAVGKIFTGLYSLDDNEAGNASYEMALRTPERFVLKPQREGGGNNVYGVDIPDALKRMSRVERSAWILMDLIHPPLTKGYMVRPGGDMPPQIVDMVSELGIFGVVIGDAEHIVHNYQAGHMLRTKLSTANEGGVAAGLGALDSPYLIDSDDDDEQN, encoded by the exons ATGTCCAGCGACGCCAATACGCCAGTGCTGCGCAACTGCATCCGGCTGCCGCTGCCGGAGGAGGAGCTCCTGGAGGTGACGGCCAAGGCCAAGGACTATGCCATCATGCACGGCGCCGCCATGCGATCGAAGACCGCCTTCAGCCAGGACTCCCTGAAC TTCGCCCCCTTTGTCCTGGTGCCATCCTCGTTTCCGCGCAAGGAGTTCGAGAAGGCGGTGGCCCTGCAGCCGATCATCAACCGGCTGATGCACAACGTGGCCCATGACGAGGAGTTCATCACCACAACGCTGGCGGAGACGATCAAGGTGGACGAGTTCACGGCCAATCTGTTCAACATCTACCGCAAGGTGCTGGCGCACGGGTTCACCCAG AAAATATCGCTGGGGATGCTGCGCAGCGATCTGATGCTGGAGTCCGGCTGTCCGGAGTTGTCGCCCCGGGCGCTACGGACGACGGCTGGCGAGGATGCGGCTGCTGATGTGGGAAAAGGAGCCggaactgctgctgctgctgctggcacGGGCAGAaaggaggaggagaaggagaAGGAGAAGGAGGAGCAGAAGGAGCACAGGGAGAATCAACTGAGCCGGGCCACCAAAGAGCGGGAACGGAGGGCGACCGGCATTCAATCCGCATACTGCTGCTGGAAACAAGTCGAGATCAATACAATAGCTTCGGGCTTTGGCCATTTGGGACCAGCAAGTAAAACCATACAAAG ATTTGTACTTAGCGAACTGGGACATGCGGATAAGCTGCACAAT ATGCCCAACAATAACGCCCTGGCTGGACTCTGCGATGGCATGGTCAAGGCCTGGGACATCTATGCCAAGCCAAAGGCTGTGATCCTGTTCATCATCGAGGATGTGTCGTACAACATCTGCGACCAGCGGTTCCACGAGTTCTACATTCGCGAGACCTATCCGCACATCAAGGTGCTGCGTCGCACCCTCACCGACGTCCATCGGGAGGGCAAACTGGGCCTGGCCAAGGAGCTCTTACT GGGAACCCAGGAGGTGGCCGTGATCTATTTCCGAGCTGGCTACGAGCCCGGACATTATCACTCGCAGGCGGAGTGGGATGCCCGCTATCTGATGGAGACCTCGCTGGCCATCAAGTGCCCCTCGATCCACTACCATCTGGCGGGCACCAAGAAGGTGCAGCAGGCACTGGCCCAGCCGGCGGTACTCGAGCGGTTCATCAACGATCCCGAGGAGATCAAGGCGGTGGGCAAGATCTTTACGGGTCTCTATTCGCTGGACGACAACGAGGCGGGCAATGCCAGCTACGAGATGGCGCTGCGCACTCCGGAGAGATTCGTGCTGAAGCCGCAGCGCGAAGGAGGTGGCAATAATGTTTACGGCGTGGACATACCCGATGCCCTAAAG CGCATGTCGCGCGTGGAGCGCTCTGCCTGGATCCTGATGGACCTGATCCACCCGCCGCTGACCAAGGGCTATATGGTGCGACCCGGTGGCGATATGCCGCCCCAGATCGTCGACATGGTCTCCGAGCTGGGCATCTTTGGCGTGGTGATCGGGGATGCCGAGCACATAGTGCACAACTACCAGGCGGGACACATGCTGCGCACGAAGCTATCGACCGCCAACGAAGGAGGCGTGGCCGCCGGATTGGGCGCCCTGGACAGTCCCTATCTGATCGACAGCGATGACGATGACGAACAGAATTAG
- the LOC119556378 gene encoding glutathione synthetase isoform X3: protein MAHVSEGCAIKQVEINTVASSFAGIATQLVPQQKFVLSELGHADKLHNMPNNNALAGLCDGMVKAWDIYAKPKAVILFIIEDVSYNICDQRFHEFYIRETYPHIKVLRRTLTDVHREGKLGLAKELLLGTQEVAVIYFRAGYEPGHYHSQAEWDARYLMETSLAIKCPSIHYHLAGTKKVQQALAQPAVLERFINDPEEIKAVGKIFTGLYSLDDNEAGNASYEMALRTPERFVLKPQREGGGNNVYGVDIPDALKRMSRVERSAWILMDLIHPPLTKGYMVRPGGDMPPQIVDMVSELGIFGVVIGDAEHIVHNYQAGHMLRTKLSTANEGGVAAGLGALDSPYLIDSDDDDEQN from the exons ATGGCACACGTGTCCGAGGGCTGTGCGATAAAGCAGGTCGAGATCAACACGGTGGCCTCCAGTTTCGCTGGCATTGCCACCCAATTGGTGCCGCAGCAGAA ATTTGTACTTAGCGAACTGGGACATGCGGATAAGCTGCACAAT ATGCCCAACAATAACGCCCTGGCTGGACTCTGCGATGGCATGGTCAAGGCCTGGGACATCTATGCCAAGCCAAAGGCTGTGATCCTGTTCATCATCGAGGATGTGTCGTACAACATCTGCGACCAGCGGTTCCACGAGTTCTACATTCGCGAGACCTATCCGCACATCAAGGTGCTGCGTCGCACCCTCACCGACGTCCATCGGGAGGGCAAACTGGGCCTGGCCAAGGAGCTCTTACT GGGAACCCAGGAGGTGGCCGTGATCTATTTCCGAGCTGGCTACGAGCCCGGACATTATCACTCGCAGGCGGAGTGGGATGCCCGCTATCTGATGGAGACCTCGCTGGCCATCAAGTGCCCCTCGATCCACTACCATCTGGCGGGCACCAAGAAGGTGCAGCAGGCACTGGCCCAGCCGGCGGTACTCGAGCGGTTCATCAACGATCCCGAGGAGATCAAGGCGGTGGGCAAGATCTTTACGGGTCTCTATTCGCTGGACGACAACGAGGCGGGCAATGCCAGCTACGAGATGGCGCTGCGCACTCCGGAGAGATTCGTGCTGAAGCCGCAGCGCGAAGGAGGTGGCAATAATGTTTACGGCGTGGACATACCCGATGCCCTAAAG CGCATGTCGCGCGTGGAGCGCTCTGCCTGGATCCTGATGGACCTGATCCACCCGCCGCTGACCAAGGGCTATATGGTGCGACCCGGTGGCGATATGCCGCCCCAGATCGTCGACATGGTCTCCGAGCTGGGCATCTTTGGCGTGGTGATCGGGGATGCCGAGCACATAGTGCACAACTACCAGGCGGGACACATGCTGCGCACGAAGCTATCGACCGCCAACGAAGGAGGCGTGGCCGCCGGATTGGGCGCCCTGGACAGTCCCTATCTGATCGACAGCGATGACGATGACGAACAGAATTAG
- the LOC119556379 gene encoding mitochondrial fission process protein 1: MPEDKDFNREEKAAVETAFKQPTRDVDIYRDTFIRYMGYSNEIGESFRPLVPKSFVAASYGMAIGYVCTDTFDKALRLQMDGASSREVAIKGGDVFGWQMLASVAIPGLVINRITWATKTLLSRAPVAVLKTVPTLVGLASIPLIIHPIDTMVDRLMDATYRKTVR; encoded by the exons ATGCCGGAGGACAAGGACTTTAACCGGGAAGAGAAGGCAGCTGTGGAAACCGCCTTCAAACAGCCCACTAGGGATGTGGACATCTATCGCGACACTTTCATTCGCTATATGG GCTACAGCAACGAGATCGGCGAGTCCTTCCGCCCACTGGTGCCCAAATCCTTTGTGGCTGCATCCTATGGCATGGCCATCGGTTATGTCTGCACCGACACCTTCGATAAGGCGCTGCGCCTCCAAATGGACGGGGCATCCTCCAGAGAGGTGGCCATCAAGGGCGGCGACGTCTTCGGCTGGCAGATGCTGGCCTCCGTGGCCATTCCCGGTCTGGTCATCAATAG GATCACCTGGGCTACCAAAACACTGCTCAGTCGAGCTCCGGTGGCCGTGCTGAAGACGGTTCCCACTCTGGTGGGCCTGGCCAGCATCCCACTGATCATTCACCCGATCGACACCATGGTGGACCGCCTGATGGACGCCACCTACCGCAAGACGGTAAGGTAG
- the LOC119556062 gene encoding eukaryotic translation initiation factor 3 subunit G-1, which translates to MPGVETIKSSWADEVELDYGGLPPTTETVENGHKYVTEYKYNKDDKKTKVVRTYKISKQVVPKTVAKRRTWTKFGESKNDKPGPNSQTTMVSEEIIMQFLNSKEDEKANDPLLDPTKNIAKCRICNGEHWSVNCPYKGTAMDTNMMEKKASAAAAAAVDAPKSGKYVPPFLKDSQKGGLGMRGRDDTAAIRISNLSESMTEADLEELVKKIGPQSKMYLARDKNTGLCKGFAYVHFKQRKDAAAAIEILNGHGYDHLILSVEWSKPQNN; encoded by the coding sequence ATGCCGGGCGTTGAAACGATCAAATCCTCTTGGGCGGATGAGGTGGAGCTGGACTACGGCGGACTGCCTCCGACGACAGAGACCGTGGAGAACGGGCACAAGTATGTGACCGAATACAAGTACAACAAGGATGACAAGAAGACCAAGGTGGTGCGCACCTACAAGATCTCCAAGCAGGTGGTACCGAAAACGGTGGCCAAGCGACGCACCTGGACAAAGTTTGGCGAGTCGAAGAACGACAAGCCGGGCCCCAACTCCCAGACGACCATGGTTTCCGAGGAGATCATCATGCAGTTCCTCAATTCCAAGGAGGACGAGAAGGCCAACGATCCGCTGCTGGATCCCACCAAGAACATTGCCAAGTGCCGTATTTGCAACGGTGAGCATTGGTCGGTCAACTGTCCGTACAAGGGCACTGCGATGGACACCAATATGATGGAGAAGAAGGCATCGGCCGCCGCGGCAGCCGCTGTGGATGCCCCCAAGTCCGGAAAGTATGTGCCGCCGTTCCTGAAGGATAGCCAAAAGGGCGGCTTGGGAATGCGGGGACGCGACGATACGGCTGCGATCAGGATATCCAATCTTTCGGAGTCGATGACCGAGGCGGATCTCGAGGAGCTGGTGAAGAAGATCGGGCCGCAGAGCAAGATGTATTTGGCCCGCGACAAGAACACCGGCCTCTGCAAGGGATTCGCCTATGTGCACTTCAAGCAGCGCAAGGACGCGGCCGCCGCCATCGAAATCCTCAATGGCCACGGCTACGACCATCTCATCCTCAGTGTGGAGTGGTCCAAGCCGCAGAACAATTAG